A genome region from Leptospira langatensis includes the following:
- a CDS encoding DUF1566 domain-containing protein gives MIAGIRNGLGDYMRRSILLILCIFALPSIAAPFTDNGDGTVTDSATSLVWQQCSSGLSGSSCSTGTATTYTWQNALSYCNTLSLSSKSWRVPSINELKSIIDRSRVAPSISITFFPEASSSTANWSSTTDINSGSGNAWGVSFADGSVTSSVKSGTLKARCVAGP, from the coding sequence ATGATCGCAGGAATTCGAAACGGTTTGGGAGATTATATGAGAAGATCCATTTTGTTAATCCTTTGCATTTTCGCTCTGCCTTCGATTGCGGCTCCCTTTACGGATAATGGGGACGGGACTGTAACGGATTCTGCGACTTCTTTGGTTTGGCAGCAATGTTCTTCCGGCCTGAGCGGTTCGAGCTGCTCGACTGGAACTGCTACCACTTACACCTGGCAAAACGCATTATCTTATTGTAATACTCTTTCTCTTTCGAGTAAATCTTGGAGAGTTCCCAGCATCAACGAGCTGAAAAGTATCATTGATAGGAGCAGAGTGGCTCCTTCTATCAGTATAACCTTCTTCCCGGAAGCATCTTCTAGTACGGCAAATTGGTCTTCTACTACGGATATCAACTCAGGTTCCGGAAATGCTTGGGGAGTTTCGTTTGCGGACGGATCGGTTACTTCTAGCGTAAAGTCAGGTACGTTGAAAGCAAGATGCGTTGCCGGTCCTTGA
- a CDS encoding DUF1566 domain-containing protein: MKSIVGLLLFLLLLLSNCSPKSGGNSLFLLLGLLGGGGAHHLPAPGQPVNLNGGEGSSTGTVTDVNGDGKADGISTNNNGIPDIPLIDTNHDGVADAVDANGDGVADYYLCFHDGVTTLTLGPNCIGGQVTVVPGQGYDTTDDGVSNPDNTILQSIANDVTAPSSSINPGAGTFASAQDVTITCSDNVAPGNIAYTTNGDTPVFSPIHGQIGGPPKVTFSVGASGNGSYTVKYLCRDLAGNLQAAVQTAVFVIDDHLPDITTSNLNSQYISNSSGAINAATFNWSSNRDGTYTIRVNSTSCTDGTILEGPSSVTNSVSNSANISASSLSVGSNSLRICVIDSISTQTGQKLVDITRDDTAPTVTPNPTAGDYSSTQSVFLSCSDSSAGCDKIVYTTNSTDPTMTGSSGSITNGSKFTSSISAADSSITEIRYIARDNAGNVSSVVSSSYTVDSTVANVSITAGSSSSLVSASSSATISWHSDKAGSYQLRIGGTDCSSGTALSNGGGNSNVTGTVSAGTTDTTSTIQNSAFSDGANTVRVCVSNLIGNFGSSTRTVTKDSTAPSVQSSTPSDTSTGVAPNPGNLTIVFNEDMKTDGSNPTLTINLFTVDGTSSAAASTANGTTFTWTDSKTLKIKLSWINFPENTKISYTLSTAELQDLAGNAISSFSAISFTTTVRQKNRSIADTGLTNCYNATTSISCGDSSFPRQDGDFANTPSTRNFSGPTLNATFTSDATVKDNLTGLSWRNCITGKSSGTSCTTGTNTTGAWLTAINLCAQYNVMNSGSGFAGKTNWRVPSSDELDTLPNYSLDAGTVSKIPSTLFANATNSTIYWSSTAYLGTGDKAYFLNGQGVVGFSNKTTTSPVVLCVSE; the protein is encoded by the coding sequence ATGAAGTCTATCGTCGGTCTCTTATTGTTTCTTCTCCTTTTGCTTTCAAACTGTTCGCCTAAGAGTGGAGGAAATTCTTTATTTCTTCTTCTCGGCTTACTCGGCGGTGGTGGCGCTCATCATCTTCCTGCTCCAGGACAACCCGTTAATTTAAATGGAGGAGAAGGCTCTTCTACCGGAACCGTTACCGATGTAAACGGAGATGGAAAGGCGGACGGCATTTCTACAAACAATAATGGGATCCCGGACATTCCCCTCATCGATACCAACCATGATGGAGTCGCCGATGCAGTGGATGCAAACGGGGATGGGGTTGCGGATTATTATCTTTGCTTTCATGACGGAGTCACTACTCTAACTCTTGGCCCGAATTGCATAGGTGGTCAGGTGACTGTAGTTCCTGGCCAAGGCTACGATACCACGGACGACGGGGTTTCCAATCCGGACAATACGATCTTGCAAAGCATCGCAAACGATGTGACTGCTCCTAGTTCTTCTATCAATCCGGGTGCAGGGACCTTTGCTTCCGCGCAAGACGTTACGATTACATGCTCCGACAATGTGGCTCCCGGAAATATCGCTTATACTACGAATGGGGACACTCCTGTCTTTTCTCCGATCCACGGACAGATCGGTGGTCCTCCTAAGGTTACATTCTCCGTTGGTGCCAGCGGAAACGGATCGTATACGGTGAAATATCTGTGTAGGGATCTCGCAGGCAATTTACAAGCGGCCGTGCAAACCGCAGTCTTCGTTATAGACGATCATTTGCCGGATATCACCACTTCCAATTTGAATTCTCAATATATTAGTAATTCCAGTGGTGCGATCAACGCCGCTACGTTCAACTGGTCTTCGAACCGAGATGGAACGTATACGATCCGCGTGAACTCTACTTCTTGCACGGATGGAACGATATTAGAAGGTCCTTCTTCCGTTACGAATTCTGTTAGTAATTCTGCGAATATCAGCGCGAGTTCCCTTTCGGTGGGATCGAATTCCCTTCGTATCTGCGTGATCGATTCTATTAGCACGCAAACAGGTCAGAAGTTGGTGGATATTACTAGAGATGATACCGCTCCGACTGTTACCCCGAATCCGACTGCGGGAGACTATTCTTCCACCCAAAGCGTGTTCTTATCCTGTTCCGATTCGAGTGCGGGTTGCGACAAGATTGTCTATACTACCAATAGCACCGATCCTACGATGACTGGATCTTCCGGAAGCATTACGAACGGAAGCAAGTTTACTTCTTCTATTTCTGCAGCGGACAGTTCCATTACAGAAATACGATATATTGCTAGGGATAATGCGGGGAATGTTTCTTCCGTGGTATCTTCTTCTTATACCGTGGATTCTACGGTGGCGAATGTAAGTATCACTGCCGGAAGTAGTTCGAGCTTAGTCTCCGCTTCCAGTTCCGCTACCATCAGTTGGCATAGTGATAAGGCAGGAAGTTATCAGCTCCGGATCGGAGGAACGGATTGTTCCAGCGGGACCGCATTGTCTAACGGCGGTGGGAACTCCAACGTGACCGGGACGGTGAGTGCAGGAACTACCGATACGACTTCTACTATCCAAAACTCGGCGTTCAGTGATGGAGCAAACACGGTGAGAGTTTGCGTCTCGAACCTGATCGGGAACTTTGGTTCTAGCACGAGGACTGTGACCAAGGATTCTACTGCACCATCGGTGCAATCTTCCACTCCTTCGGATACGAGCACAGGGGTGGCTCCGAATCCGGGAAATCTTACGATCGTGTTTAACGAGGATATGAAGACGGACGGTTCTAATCCGACTTTGACTATCAATCTGTTCACTGTGGATGGGACTTCTTCTGCTGCGGCTTCTACTGCGAACGGGACCACATTCACGTGGACGGATTCCAAGACTCTGAAGATCAAACTCTCTTGGATCAATTTCCCCGAGAATACTAAGATCAGTTATACGTTGAGCACGGCTGAGTTACAGGATCTTGCAGGAAATGCGATCTCTTCCTTTAGTGCGATCAGCTTTACTACAACTGTCCGCCAGAAGAATCGATCTATTGCGGATACTGGGCTTACGAATTGTTATAATGCGACTACTTCGATCTCTTGTGGAGATTCTAGTTTCCCTAGACAGGACGGGGACTTTGCGAATACTCCTTCTACCCGGAACTTTAGTGGTCCTACTCTGAATGCAACGTTTACGAGCGATGCTACTGTGAAGGACAATCTGACCGGTCTCTCTTGGAGAAACTGTATCACCGGAAAAAGTTCGGGCACGAGCTGTACCACCGGCACGAATACCACCGGCGCTTGGTTGACTGCGATCAACCTTTGCGCTCAATACAATGTAATGAACTCAGGTAGCGGTTTTGCGGGTAAGACGAACTGGAGAGTTCCTTCTTCGGATGAGCTGGATACTTTGCCGAATTATAGTTTGGATGCGGGGACCGTGAGTAAGATCCCGAGCACTCTGTTCGCGAATGCCACCAATAGTACGATCTATTGGTCCTCTACCGCTTATTTAGGAACAGGGGACAAGGCATACTTCTTGAACGGACAGGGAGTCGTCGGGTTCTCGAATAAGACCACTACGAGTCCTGTCGTTCTTTGCGTGAGTGAGTAA
- a CDS encoding acyl-CoA dehydrogenase family protein, whose product MIAIKAPTDASSAKQALSKSSAVIEQVTKALAAKCSSGGKVSVSKMDQNQLVQYQIAWLTSEQRIAENFIDYAWNDSLGTGELEKLMALVFAAEVVSHIRSEFSSRPTEYGISTQDLVSKLFDESTNKFLEEASAIENYNHIADLIVSLGHFGAYGLSEDHEMFRQTFKQFAEEVVAPKAEHVHRHDDIVPEEIIQGLRDMGCFGLCIPETYGGLQPNDKADNISMLVVTEELSRGSLGIAGSLITRPEILSKALLKGGTDAQKEKWLPLIASGEKMGGIMVTEPNYGSDVAGVSVTAKKVDGGWSINGVKTWCTFAGYANLLLILTRTETDPELKHKGLSILLAEKPSFPGHEFDYKQDNGGRISGKAIGTIGYRGMHSFEVSFEDYFVPEENLIGMESGRGKGFYFQMEGFAGGRIQTAARANGVMQAALEAGLRYAQERQVFQKPIFDYNLTKYKIARMAMIVQASRQYTNTVAKLLDNHQGQMEATLIKFYASKVAEWVTREAMQIHGGMGYAEEYAVSRYFVDARVFSIFEGAEEVMALRVIAKSLMDQYSA is encoded by the coding sequence ATGATCGCAATCAAAGCTCCGACGGACGCTTCGTCGGCAAAACAGGCTTTAAGCAAGTCTTCAGCAGTAATCGAACAAGTTACCAAGGCACTCGCGGCAAAATGCAGCTCCGGCGGAAAAGTTTCCGTTTCCAAAATGGACCAAAACCAATTGGTCCAATACCAAATCGCATGGTTGACTTCGGAGCAAAGGATCGCAGAAAATTTCATCGATTACGCATGGAACGATTCTCTCGGAACAGGAGAATTGGAAAAACTAATGGCTCTCGTTTTCGCGGCCGAAGTAGTTTCTCATATTCGTTCCGAGTTTTCTTCTCGCCCTACTGAATATGGGATCAGCACCCAGGACCTCGTTTCCAAACTATTCGATGAATCCACAAACAAATTCTTAGAAGAAGCGAGCGCGATCGAAAACTACAATCATATCGCGGACCTCATCGTTTCCCTCGGACATTTCGGAGCTTACGGACTAAGCGAAGACCACGAAATGTTCCGCCAAACCTTCAAGCAATTCGCAGAAGAAGTGGTTGCTCCTAAGGCGGAGCATGTGCATCGCCACGACGACATCGTTCCGGAAGAGATTATCCAAGGTTTAAGGGACATGGGCTGCTTCGGTCTTTGTATTCCTGAGACTTACGGTGGTCTTCAGCCAAACGATAAAGCAGACAATATCTCTATGTTAGTTGTGACCGAGGAACTTTCCAGAGGATCTCTGGGAATCGCTGGTTCCTTGATCACTCGTCCTGAGATCCTTTCCAAGGCTCTCTTGAAAGGTGGAACAGACGCTCAAAAAGAGAAGTGGCTTCCTTTGATCGCTTCCGGAGAGAAGATGGGCGGTATCATGGTGACCGAACCGAACTATGGTTCCGACGTTGCCGGAGTTTCCGTAACCGCTAAGAAAGTAGACGGCGGATGGTCGATCAACGGTGTTAAGACCTGGTGTACTTTTGCAGGGTATGCGAACCTTCTTCTCATCCTGACCAGAACTGAGACCGATCCTGAGCTGAAGCATAAGGGTCTTTCTATTCTTCTCGCGGAGAAGCCTAGCTTCCCAGGACATGAGTTCGATTATAAGCAAGACAACGGTGGCAGGATCAGCGGTAAAGCGATCGGAACCATCGGATATCGCGGTATGCACTCTTTCGAAGTTTCCTTCGAAGACTATTTCGTTCCGGAAGAAAACCTGATCGGAATGGAAAGCGGTAGAGGAAAAGGATTCTACTTCCAGATGGAAGGTTTCGCCGGCGGAAGGATCCAAACTGCTGCTCGTGCGAACGGTGTAATGCAAGCTGCTCTCGAAGCGGGTCTTCGTTACGCTCAAGAAAGACAAGTTTTCCAAAAACCTATCTTCGATTACAATCTGACCAAGTATAAGATCGCTCGAATGGCGATGATCGTTCAGGCATCTCGCCAATATACCAATACTGTGGCGAAACTTTTGGACAACCACCAAGGACAGATGGAGGCAACCCTGATCAAATTCTACGCTTCCAAAGTTGCGGAGTGGGTTACCAGAGAAGCAATGCAGATCCATGGCGGTATGGGCTATGCGGAAGAATACGCAGTATCTCGTTACTTCGTGGATGCGAGAGTATTCTCCATCTTTGAAGGAGCCGAAGAAGTAATGGCTCTGAGAGTAATTGCAAAATCCTTGATGGATCAATACTCGGCTTAA
- the mltG gene encoding endolytic transglycosylase MltG: MIFKNKFVFRSVAFLAVLAVLGILAFFVVDEMKGGAVGAGQVKIDLTIEPGDSPAKVTETLSKNGLLKSSTYFLYLIKITRSAGKLKAGLYEINDGMDARKILQVITEGKVKLITFTIPEGYNNRQIGDLLVKKNLIKTRADFLNAASRTELLREFKIPATTAEGYLFPETYSVPVNFPADKIVRMMIKRFFARVEKIPNAKDLDPKKLHDIVILASVVEREAKKNEERPLMAGVFLNRMKQDIPLESCATIQYLFDKPHPRIFEKDLKIVSPYNTYMNKGYPPGPISNPGQPSLEAALMPSQTEYLFFLLKPDGFHYFSKSFKEHAEAKKKYIDVLYD, translated from the coding sequence ATGATTTTTAAGAATAAATTCGTATTCAGATCCGTAGCCTTCCTCGCGGTACTTGCCGTTCTAGGAATTCTCGCCTTCTTTGTTGTGGATGAAATGAAAGGAGGAGCAGTGGGAGCCGGCCAGGTAAAGATCGATCTCACGATCGAGCCTGGAGATTCTCCAGCCAAGGTTACGGAGACTCTTTCTAAAAACGGATTACTGAAATCCTCTACTTACTTTCTATATTTGATCAAGATCACTCGTTCTGCCGGAAAACTGAAAGCAGGACTGTACGAGATCAATGACGGTATGGACGCGCGTAAGATCCTGCAAGTCATCACCGAAGGAAAGGTAAAACTGATCACCTTTACCATTCCGGAAGGATACAATAACAGGCAGATAGGGGATCTGTTAGTTAAGAAAAATTTAATTAAGACCCGTGCCGATTTTCTGAACGCCGCCTCTAGGACGGAATTGTTGAGAGAATTCAAGATCCCTGCGACTACCGCCGAAGGATATTTATTTCCCGAAACTTATAGTGTGCCTGTGAATTTTCCCGCCGACAAGATCGTTCGGATGATGATCAAGAGATTCTTTGCTCGTGTGGAGAAGATCCCGAACGCAAAGGATCTGGACCCTAAGAAGCTGCATGATATCGTAATATTGGCTTCCGTCGTGGAGAGAGAGGCTAAGAAGAACGAAGAGAGACCTCTCATGGCCGGAGTCTTCTTGAATCGAATGAAACAGGATATTCCTTTGGAGTCTTGTGCTACGATCCAGTACCTATTCGACAAGCCCCATCCTCGTATCTTCGAGAAGGACTTGAAGATCGTTTCTCCTTATAATACGTATATGAACAAGGGCTATCCGCCGGGGCCAATATCGAATCCAGGTCAGCCTTCTCTAGAAGCGGCACTCATGCCTTCTCAAACGGAGTATCTCTTCTTCTTATTGAAGCCGGATGGGTTTCATTACTTCTCTAAATCTTTTAAAGAACATGCCGAAGCTAAGAAAAAGTACATCGATGTTCTGTACGACTAA
- a CDS encoding phosphoribosyl-AMP cyclohydrolase, protein MITVIWANAQPGKISKLEKMTQSHWEQLRREIPETTGVQVDCDEDTVLLLDPSFSELDLEDWKGQDLQFTNGLIPVITQDPKGLILMQAFSSPESLELSRNESMGIYFSRSRNEIWRKGDTSGHIQKLKRIRTPKDGSFLVYEVDQEGAACHEGYYSCFFREKDKKGDLRLLNIPFLGK, encoded by the coding sequence ATGATTACGGTGATTTGGGCCAACGCCCAACCAGGCAAGATCTCCAAATTGGAAAAAATGACGCAAAGTCACTGGGAACAATTACGCAGAGAGATCCCGGAAACTACCGGTGTACAGGTAGATTGCGACGAGGATACCGTGCTCTTATTGGATCCTAGTTTTTCCGAACTGGACTTAGAAGATTGGAAAGGTCAGGATCTTCAGTTTACCAACGGTCTGATCCCTGTGATCACCCAAGATCCCAAGGGTTTGATCTTGATGCAGGCGTTTTCCAGCCCTGAGAGTTTGGAATTGAGCCGCAACGAATCCATGGGAATTTACTTTAGCCGGTCCAGGAACGAGATCTGGCGCAAAGGTGATACTTCCGGTCATATTCAAAAATTGAAGCGTATCCGAACTCCCAAAGACGGAAGTTTTCTTGTGTACGAAGTGGACCAAGAAGGGGCAGCCTGTCATGAAGGATATTATTCCTGCTTCTTTAGAGAGAAGGATAAGAAGGGAGATCTTCGTCTTTTGAATATTCCCTTTCTTGGAAAATGA
- a CDS encoding single-stranded DNA-binding protein has protein sequence MKNISLTVLDGYLTSDPELKRTQSGKSVASFTVAVNHNYKKTEGEESEVSYIDIESWERTAENVSEYLKKGKKVTVIGQLKQDRWKNQEGQSRSKVKVIADEVRFDSFGDRKEKDAA, from the coding sequence ATGAAAAATATTTCGTTAACCGTTTTGGACGGTTATCTCACCTCGGACCCGGAACTGAAGAGGACTCAATCCGGCAAGTCTGTCGCAAGCTTTACCGTGGCAGTAAACCATAACTACAAGAAGACGGAGGGCGAAGAGTCCGAGGTCAGTTATATAGATATAGAGAGCTGGGAGCGCACCGCCGAGAACGTTTCCGAATACTTGAAAAAAGGAAAGAAGGTTACGGTGATCGGGCAACTCAAGCAGGATCGTTGGAAAAATCAGGAGGGCCAAAGCCGTTCCAAGGTCAAAGTAATAGCGGACGAAGTTCGATTCGATAGCTTCGGCGATCGAAAAGAGAAAGACGCGGCTTAA
- a CDS encoding RNA polymerase sigma factor: protein MGEEEFSRFVEGTREIVLAAISRYLYERFAYAIDDVAQETYLRAYKALQKNQFRGDSKLTTWLYTIARNESIRMNENLIREETKAEKAGKRSKEETRTFAAEKEPDETLDLPTWEKAKIWISNLPDAYKSVIEYYLSGYSEKEIAEALGVPAGTVKSRAARGKEMLRRMQNSERREGGEVWGKL from the coding sequence ATGGGAGAGGAAGAATTTTCCCGCTTCGTAGAAGGAACCAGGGAGATCGTCTTAGCGGCGATCTCCCGTTACTTGTATGAACGCTTCGCATATGCGATCGACGACGTGGCTCAGGAGACTTATCTCCGAGCTTACAAGGCTCTTCAAAAAAATCAGTTCAGAGGAGACTCGAAACTGACTACTTGGCTGTATACGATTGCCAGAAACGAATCCATTCGAATGAACGAGAATTTGATTCGAGAAGAGACCAAGGCGGAAAAAGCCGGTAAAAGATCTAAAGAAGAGACCAGAACTTTTGCGGCGGAAAAAGAGCCGGATGAGACTTTGGATCTTCCTACTTGGGAAAAAGCCAAGATATGGATCTCGAATCTACCGGATGCCTATAAAAGTGTGATCGAATATTATCTTTCCGGATATTCCGAAAAGGAGATCGCTGAGGCCTTGGGAGTTCCCGCAGGGACAGTGAAGTCCAGAGCGGCTCGAGGAAAGGAGATGCTCCGACGAATGCAAAATTCCGAAAGAAGAGAAGGAGGCGAAGTATGGGGAAAACTCTAA
- a CDS encoding Spy/CpxP family protein refolding chaperone produces MFRKVSKIAAILLTLGMATLLTQGCHHKWMSHEKRANYIVKKLKSELDLTEAQSASLEKIKDEVLAKRKELKIGGHFVPKEFVEELRADKLNIDKWNKLGEEKEKKIAAFRVFFTKKASEFHAVLTPEQRGKLADLILKFQSKFDKGDED; encoded by the coding sequence ATGTTTCGCAAAGTTTCGAAAATCGCCGCAATCTTGTTAACGTTGGGAATGGCTACCCTTCTAACCCAAGGTTGTCATCACAAATGGATGTCCCATGAAAAAAGGGCAAATTATATCGTCAAAAAACTTAAGTCCGAATTAGATCTGACTGAGGCTCAATCTGCGTCTTTGGAAAAGATCAAAGATGAGGTTCTTGCTAAACGCAAAGAGCTTAAGATCGGAGGACATTTTGTTCCTAAGGAATTCGTAGAAGAACTCCGCGCCGATAAACTGAATATCGACAAATGGAACAAACTGGGAGAAGAAAAAGAGAAGAAAATCGCAGCTTTCAGGGTATTCTTCACTAAGAAGGCAAGCGAGTTTCACGCGGTATTAACTCCTGAACAAAGAGGTAAGCTCGCGGATCTAATATTAAAGTTCCAAAGTAAATTCGATAAGGGTGACGAGGACTAA
- a CDS encoding response regulator → MAQPIFKVLFAEDNESSAELLIHFLERFNFQVDHVVDGMAAELKLRKEKYDFIILDNLMPVLSGIRLANKIPDLNKNSPVVLLTASNEKEDVVNAAHSKQLVGYILKPFDPDKLLQKIVSVLRIPESQLIDKKSYPFSIEKTKRDSYGTGVKLIGCPFQKNAEKIAQEIAFILKELPNPRKFFIEVGEEFYYMKRSNELLASLVTRLASKYEIKEEDILILSP, encoded by the coding sequence ATGGCACAACCTATATTTAAGGTATTATTCGCAGAGGACAACGAGAGTTCTGCCGAACTTCTCATTCATTTCTTGGAACGTTTCAATTTTCAAGTGGATCACGTCGTAGACGGAATGGCCGCGGAACTGAAGCTAAGAAAGGAAAAATACGATTTCATCATTCTGGACAATCTTATGCCCGTTCTTTCCGGGATACGTTTGGCCAATAAGATCCCTGATCTGAATAAGAATTCTCCAGTTGTACTTCTTACTGCAAGTAACGAAAAAGAAGATGTGGTCAATGCTGCGCATAGCAAGCAGCTCGTTGGTTATATCCTGAAGCCTTTCGATCCGGACAAGCTTCTGCAAAAGATAGTGTCCGTCCTGAGGATCCCCGAAAGCCAACTCATTGATAAAAAGAGTTACCCTTTCTCCATCGAAAAGACGAAGAGGGACTCGTACGGGACCGGAGTAAAGTTGATCGGTTGCCCATTTCAAAAGAATGCGGAGAAGATCGCTCAAGAGATCGCATTTATCCTGAAAGAATTACCGAATCCCCGAAAATTCTTCATAGAAGTAGGAGAGGAATTCTATTATATGAAGAGATCCAACGAATTGTTGGCCTCCCTGGTCACTCGCTTGGCTTCCAAATACGAGATCAAAGAAGAAGATATTTTGATCCTAAGCCCTTAA
- a CDS encoding lectin-like protein, whose protein sequence is MKRKLTILSFLLIGFAGTNLYASRGAVTPNPIDIFETSADAKSIAVQRQVQIEANLPVHKALFYGTHNSYNSKAYAGPFFSYAFPNQIYSITDQLRLGARFIELDIHYYLSTNFKNDFLLCHGQASGLGCNVFDRPASQGLAEIRDWISNPANRNEVLVLYFEDYIDNRADEFLGIVRSYLDPYLYRYPSGSCGDIPNAAGMPKLKDLVSSNRRILMMSNGCYDGVWNQYDKKIFFGNNTIHPLDFKGYPDCNWSRSVYDSTMTRVYNDSTNYFGVYDGAKDTGTFTNANIAQMLSCGISVFGIDQFSPDFAKQGLWSWDSAEPNNYNNNEDCLQVVGSGRWNDNNCSNGYRYACKDSSSNWAITDASGNWANGKSACAAKGWTFSAPVTPYENKKLLEAKTAKGVSEVWANLTDQYTEGYWEAGR, encoded by the coding sequence ATGAAGAGAAAATTAACAATACTCTCCTTCTTGTTGATCGGTTTTGCGGGAACAAATCTCTATGCGAGTAGAGGTGCGGTGACTCCAAACCCAATTGACATCTTCGAGACGTCTGCCGATGCGAAATCCATAGCAGTACAAAGACAGGTGCAAATAGAAGCGAATCTGCCTGTGCACAAGGCTCTGTTCTACGGAACGCATAACTCTTATAATAGTAAGGCGTATGCTGGTCCCTTCTTCTCGTATGCTTTTCCGAATCAGATCTATTCGATCACGGATCAGTTGAGGTTAGGAGCAAGGTTCATAGAACTAGATATTCATTATTATCTCAGCACGAATTTTAAAAACGATTTCTTGCTCTGCCACGGACAAGCAAGCGGTCTTGGCTGTAACGTATTCGATCGCCCTGCTTCTCAGGGGTTGGCAGAGATCAGGGATTGGATCTCTAATCCTGCGAATCGAAATGAGGTATTGGTGCTTTATTTCGAGGATTATATCGATAACAGGGCCGATGAATTCTTAGGGATCGTAAGAAGCTATTTGGATCCTTATCTTTACAGATACCCAAGCGGATCTTGCGGAGATATTCCGAACGCGGCGGGGATGCCTAAGTTAAAGGATCTGGTTTCTTCGAATCGCAGGATCCTCATGATGAGCAACGGATGCTACGACGGAGTTTGGAACCAGTACGATAAGAAGATCTTCTTCGGTAACAATACGATCCATCCTCTTGATTTCAAAGGCTATCCGGATTGCAACTGGTCCAGAAGCGTTTACGATTCTACCATGACCCGTGTTTACAACGATAGCACGAATTATTTCGGCGTCTATGACGGAGCAAAAGACACAGGAACATTCACAAATGCGAATATTGCTCAGATGCTTTCTTGCGGGATCAGCGTATTCGGTATCGATCAGTTCAGTCCAGATTTTGCGAAACAAGGCCTTTGGTCTTGGGATTCTGCAGAACCGAACAATTACAATAATAACGAAGACTGCCTCCAAGTCGTAGGAAGCGGACGTTGGAACGATAATAATTGCTCTAACGGATATCGTTACGCTTGTAAGGATTCTAGCAGCAATTGGGCGATCACTGACGCCAGCGGAAATTGGGCAAACGGTAAGAGCGCATGTGCCGCAAAGGGCTGGACCTTCTCCGCACCGGTCACTCCGTATGAGAATAAAAAGCTCCTAGAGGCCAAGACGGCAAAAGGAGTCTCGGAAGTTTGGGCGAATCTAACCGACCAATACACCGAAGGATATTGGGAAGCGGGTAGATAA
- a CDS encoding DUF1801 domain-containing protein has translation MPAKKKSTPRPKKSSPKKVAPKKTSSPKKKTEIKYSDKSSGQPELVRIFTELKRLILPYHKGSIQLRGDSGGQFNLVSEKEISVVGKKKPEVFFATLLVQKGYVGFYFMPVYSDPDVKKQVPKELLSCLKGKSCFHIKKSDPLLYSQIEEILQIGYDKYRSKNWVD, from the coding sequence ATGCCCGCAAAGAAGAAATCAACTCCTCGTCCTAAAAAGTCCTCTCCCAAGAAAGTTGCCCCAAAGAAGACCTCTTCTCCCAAAAAGAAGACAGAGATCAAGTACAGCGATAAATCCTCAGGACAACCGGAGTTGGTTCGCATCTTTACGGAGCTAAAAAGACTGATCCTGCCCTATCATAAGGGAAGCATACAGCTCCGGGGAGATTCAGGCGGGCAATTCAATCTCGTCAGCGAGAAAGAGATCAGTGTCGTCGGCAAAAAGAAGCCTGAAGTATTTTTTGCCACTCTACTCGTTCAGAAAGGATATGTAGGCTTCTATTTTATGCCCGTATATTCCGATCCAGATGTAAAGAAACAGGTCCCGAAAGAGCTGCTGAGTTGCTTAAAAGGCAAAAGCTGTTTTCATATCAAGAAAAGCGACCCTCTCCTTTATTCTCAGATCGAGGAAATTCTACAGATCGGTTATGATAAGTATAGATCCAAGAATTGGGTAGATTGA